A segment of the Prochlorococcus marinus CUG1416 genome:
GTAACCAGAATCCAACAAAAATTTTGAGGTAATTAATTATGAATTTTAAAAGATCACCATTCGCAATTCAAGATAAAAATAAAAAAGATCTTGATTATGCAAAAGATTATCCAACTATTGCAGATTTAATGCGAGAACAGAATGTCCTAAATAATAAGGAGAATACAGTTCACCATAGAAGAGATTTAGATTCTCTTGGTTAGTTTATGACGAATAGCTAGTTATGAATTCTAAAAAATCACTATTCTCAACCCTCAATAATGAGAGAGGCGAAATGAATTATATAAAGGGAGTTTACAAGAGAAGGATTCAAGCTGAAATTGAATCTTATCAAGATTCTGATGATGAAGATAAGAGAGATACAATTCAAGCTCAAGATATATTGATGCTTGATAAAATCTCATTTTAGTGAACATTTATTGATTGGCGAACCAATATTCATGATACTAATTTAGTAGAGATTAATTTACTGCTTCCATTGCAATTAGTGAATTAATATATCCTCTTTCTCAAAAAATATATTATCTTAGCATCCTTTTTTTTCTATCTCGGTTAAAACAAGAAACCCCTCCAGAAATTCCAAATACTGAAGGGGTTATAAAATTGACTCGTACTATATAAAGTCAATCTTTCTCTTGGAGTAAACGTAGAGTGTACTCAATGAGGTTTGGCCTCAATTAATTTATAGCAATAAAATTAAAATTTAACGAAAATTGCTGATGAGATTAGCTTTTAATTCATAAGGTAATATTTTCATCCTCAAGTTTTTTCTTGAGTTCTATAGGCATATAATCAATATCTTTCTTAATTGCATCAATTGCATCTTTATACTTTTCAGGTTCAGCTAAAAGCATTTTTATCAAATTGTATTGACTTTCTATTTCTTGAGAAGAGAATTTTCCCATAAAATAAGAGGGTTATATCTCTCAATATTAAATCGACTGTCAATAATTTCAAATGAAAGAATAATTACTATTTTTATCATAGAAAGATCTTCATTTAATAATTAAGAGAACATATAGATATTGAAAAGCTTCCTCAAAGTTAATTTGAATGTTACACAATTAGAATATGTCAGATCCAGTTCTCTATCTATCTATGGTTTTGGGATTTGGAGGTGTTTATGTATTAATCTCTTCTTTCCATGATGATGATGATGGTGATGATGATGGAGAAAAATATATTTATAATCTCGAACTCACCAACTTAGCTAAGTAGTTGAATATTGGAAAGTGATAAAAGCTAATCTTTCAAATATTAAACCTTTCATCTAGAACAAACTCATTTGATCAGTTTGTTTTTTATTAACTTGTTCTGATACCCATCCATCTGGTGACCAACCCATCATTATTGGCAGTAAACCTTTTAATTCATAAAAATCTTTTACCTTTTCAGTCCAATTTTCCTCATATCCATTTGGCACCACAACAGGCATGCGGTGATGTAAAGGTTTAATTAGATCATTTGGTTCAGTTGTCAAAACACAGCAACTTTCTATTTCAGCACCATTCTGCGAAGCCCATTTGCTCCAGATTCCTGCCAACCAAAAAGTCTCGTAATTTTCTTTACGAATACGGTATTTTTTCTCGAAAAAACCACTTGCAGGTATTAAACATCTCTTATATCTCCAACTTCCACTAAATAATTTGTTTTCTTCAACGGTTTCTGATCTTGCATTAAATGGTCTTGTTTTTTTTTCATCAAATGGATTTTTAACCCAGGGCGGAATAAAACCCCAAGACATAAAGGTTGTTTTCATTTTGCCCTCATTCTTAATCACGAGAACTGGATCACCTGGTCTAACTAATTTTTGAGTCTCATATTTAATATCAAGTCCACATGGATAGTCTTGTTTCAAAACTTTAGGCAAATTATTAAATTCGGTATTAAGTTCAAATCTTCCGCACATTTTTACAAAAACCCTATTAAAAACTCACTTTTAAAAAACGAGCTAATTTATTCTTATTTTAAATCTAATGTCAATTAAGACTTTTGATATTTTTACTTATTACTAGTTTTAGGTAGTCGGTAAGCATATGCCTCAAATCTAGAAAGAAATATAGGTTCATTTCCTATATTTTCAACTAAATGCTTATAGTTAATATGACTTTCCATAAATGATTAAATCTAAAAATAAATTCTAATTCTAGGCTGTTTCAATTTCTTTATGCACAGAAAGAAATTCCTGGTCTGTTAAAACAGGTGTGACTTCAATTTCTACTCCAAAATTATCGACCCAGATACTACTCCATTTCCAAATGTTCTGATGGTTTGAAGATTCCACAATCGCCCAACCATTAGCTCCCTCAGGGTTTACTACACGATTAACAACTTTAAAACCATCAAACTCATCACCTTCGCATCCTCCTTCCACAAAGCCAGCAAAAGCCTCTGCACCTTGCATATGACTCTCTTGATCTGGGAATTGCCAGTGAACAATGTAAGTTTGCATAACTAAAATAATTTTTTTTAATTATTAATTATCGAATTTAAAAATTAAATAAAAAATCTTTAAACACTAATTTAAAAAAGATATAAGCATAAATAGTCAAAAAAAAAGACTCTTGCGAGCCTAGGTGATGGGGATTTCTATCATGACAAATTAAACTGAAACTAACAACCCCATCAATAGGTAATTTTTATTACTTACAAACACCATATGTAGTGCTAGTATTTTAAAAAGGGCTGGGTGATGGGGATTATCCCGCTTTTTGATTAGGGCGAAGCTTACGCCCTTTTTTTTATGGAAAAATTTACTTTAATCAATAAAAATAGATCGAGGATAAAAGTATTTGAACCGTTTGAAGATAGTTCAAATCCTTCACCTATTATTAATCTATTATTAATGCAATTATGATTTCTTATGGTTGTGTTTATAAACGATCAAGTAAGCCAGTTATGAAAGGCTCAAGGGTTGAATCTATCGAAGAAGCGAGAAAAGAATATAAAGAACTATTAGTGGAGGGATGGAAGAAAACTTATAGATCCAAGAGTTTTTTTTAAATGGTTAATAGGTTTACTTTACCTAAAATTTGAAATTATTAAAAAGTAATTGCTATTTTATAAGAATGAATCACTTTTTCTTATTTCTCATTTGATATTGCATAGTAGCTTTTAGGTGTTGCAATTCTTTTTCTCAAGTCTAAATTATTTTTTATAATTCTTGATTACTAGCAATATTTTTGGGAGATATATTACTTGAAATTTATATTATTGAAAAAGCGAACTTTTTAGCAATAGTAAATTACCAATAAGTATTAGCGCCTATTGATGAGGATAATTTATCTAGATAAATTAGGCAGAATATAAAATTAGGGGGAATTTATGAGTGGAGATTATGAGACACTAGAAATTAATCAACCAAAAATCTCATATTTTCAGAAAAGATCCGAAAATAATACAGAATGGTTAGATGAATTAATCAATAAAATTGAAGACATGAAAAATAACATTTCCAAAGCTGCTTAATGAAAGACAAAGTGCTAAGGGAATAAGAGAAATTTGTAAAAATAAAATTGCTACAATGAAGAGCTAAAAGATTTATATTTAAGAGAAGTTATTGACAGAAATAAAGAATACAAATGAGATCAAATATTCGACTATCTACAAACATTCTTTTAGTTATTGGTACTTTTGCTATTGCTTTAAAGATTGCTCCAATAGCAGAGGTATATCAGGAAAAAAATTTATGTATTAAATATTTAAAACATCAAATAGATCGAGACAAACTTATCAAAAGACTAAAAATAGTCAAACAAGCAAATCCATCTAGTATTTGTGACTCTATCCTTAAAAGTTAAAAATGAAGATTAAGTCATTTACCCCCTTAATTGCAGTCTTTGCTACTTCATTTCTGATAACCATTACATTACTTAAAAGTTTCCAAATTTTTATGGGGATATCAATTTGTCTTTTAGCGATGCTCAAGCTTATGGATATTGAAGCTTTTGGAACAAGTTATAAGAAATATGATTTAATATATTCTAAATTTGATGTCTGGATATATATATTTATCCTTTTTGCGAATTATGAATTGGAATAAGTTTTCTTGATTCTTCTCCACCCTCTTTAATTATTTTTATTGCCCTAATTTTAGGAATTTCTGGAATTATTTCAGTATTTAAGGCTGTTTATTTGGATAAATTAAAATTAAATTGTGCATGTATTGATGGATATGCAAAAACTCCTTTGGGAATTATTAGTTTTACCGAAAATCTTTTAATGGCAATTATGAGTGTTTTAATTTTGATTAAATAGCGATTTTATAAATTTTCATTTGTGGTTATTTTAAATATTAAATTTAATCGTCGTAATTAGTATGGCACTTAAAGAAATATTTATGAAAAGAGGATTTTTAAATTATCTGATTTTTTCTGGAATTCTTTTTACAAATATAATTAATCCAAATAAGAGTATTGCTTTAACTCAAGAAAATACAGATATCCCAAAAGTTGTTTCTTACAGATCAGCATCATGTGGTTGTTGCAAAAAATGGATCATTCATTTAAGAGATAATGGATTAGAAGTTCTTGATAATATAGTTGAGGATGTTTCAGTAATTAAAAACCAATATCAAATTCCCAATAATCTGAGATCATGTCACTCTGCTCAAATAGCTAACTATACGATTGAAGGACATGTCCCGATTGAATCAATCAACAAACTTTTTAGAGATAAACCAAATATCAATGGGATAGCAGTTCCCGGCATGCCACTTGGCTCTCCAGGGATGGAAATTCATTCTCACGACTCTCACTCTCATGATTATGAGAACTACAAAGTAGTTTCATTTAGTAAAACTGGCAAAACAAAAATATTTGATAAAGTCTATCCTTAATACAAATACTTGATTTGAAATAATGCATATTTTTCTTAGAAATTTTAAATTTTTTATTTTTTTATACTCCTTATCTCTAAATTTCAATAGTTATTCGCATGCACATATGAGGGGTACATTTCTTTATGCAAAGGACGCCGAAAATAGATCTTTAGAGCTTGGTTGCGAAGGAATACATAAGAATCAAGATAAATGGATGCCATGCAAAAACGAAAAAGAATTACATATATATTTGAGGAAATAGATGGAAAAATTAAAAACAAATCAAAGAAAAATTCACAGAAAAATAACCGCAATTTCAGCAATCCCTTTACTAATTACTATTGTATCTGGGACTATTTATAGTATTCTTCAACCACTAGGAATAGATGCTTTTTGGTTAA
Coding sequences within it:
- a CDS encoding DUF411 domain-containing protein, with product MALKEIFMKRGFLNYLIFSGILFTNIINPNKSIALTQENTDIPKVVSYRSASCGCCKKWIIHLRDNGLEVLDNIVEDVSVIKNQYQIPNNLRSCHSAQIANYTIEGHVPIESINKLFRDKPNINGIAVPGMPLGSPGMEIHSHDSHSHDYENYKVVSFSKTGKTKIFDKVYP
- a CDS encoding chorismate-binding protein, with the translated sequence MGKFSSQEIESQYNLIKMLLAEPEKYKDAIDAIKKDIDYMPIELKKKLEDENITL
- a CDS encoding DUF3303 domain-containing protein, coding for MQTYIVHWQFPDQESHMQGAEAFAGFVEGGCEGDEFDGFKVVNRVVNPEGANGWAIVESSNHQNIWKWSSIWVDNFGVEIEVTPVLTDQEFLSVHKEIETA
- a CDS encoding DUF3721 domain-containing protein produces the protein MRGTFLYAKDAENRSLELGCEGIHKNQDKWMPCKNEKELHIYLRK
- a CDS encoding SOS response-associated peptidase; its protein translation is MCGRFELNTEFNNLPKVLKQDYPCGLDIKYETQKLVRPGDPVLVIKNEGKMKTTFMSWGFIPPWVKNPFDEKKTRPFNARSETVEENKLFSGSWRYKRCLIPASGFFEKKYRIRKENYETFWLAGIWSKWASQNGAEIESCCVLTTEPNDLIKPLHHRMPVVVPNGYEENWTEKVKDFYELKGLLPIMMGWSPDGWVSEQVNKKQTDQMSLF